One Gossypium arboreum isolate Shixiya-1 chromosome 13, ASM2569848v2, whole genome shotgun sequence genomic window, cttatttattttgtttCAGTTTGATATAATCCAACCGGTTTATCCCAATACCCTAACCGGTCCATCCGGTTTCCTAACCCTCGGTTTATTATTCCCGTCATCAACTCCCTTGACTCGGTTCTCATTCAATTGCCGCTCTCTCCCAGAAAAGCAATTCAAAAGAATTGCAAGTaagttcttttccttttttttttttttttttattcaaagaTAATTTTATGATTTGGGTTGTTTAAGATGTTAACATGTTTGTTCTAATTTCTGtcaattttagggtttttttttttttttgttacagtTATGACCTAATGCTATTGATTTTGTCAAATGCAACtgttttaatgttaatttttGATGAGTTTAATGTAGAAATGTGTGTTGTTTTAAAGGTTCTGATTTGTGAGAAAAATGTCATCAAATTTGGAACCAATACCAATAACATCACAAAAACATGACCCAGCATGGAAACATTGTCAAATGTTTAAGAATGGTGAAAGGGTACAATTGAAGTGTATATATTGTGGAAAAATATTTAAAGGTGGTGGGATTCATAGGATTAAGGAACATTTAGCTGGTCATAAGGGTAATGCTGCTACTTGTCTGCGTGTCCCGTCCGATGTtcgtgttttgatgcaagaaagtTTAGATGGGGTTGTggtaaagaaaaggaaaaaacaaaAGATTGCGGAGGAGATAACGAATGTTAATCAGGTTTCTACCGAGATACAGGCGTATGGCGATCAGGTTGACACTAATACTGGATTGCTTATGATTGAAAAATCTGATACACTTGAGCCTAGTTCGAGTTTGTTAGTTAATCGGGAAGGAACAAGTAATGTTGCTGGGGAGAGGAGAAAGAGGGGAAGAGGTAAAAGTTTGCCTGCTGAGGCTAATGCCCTTAGTTTTGTTCCGGTTGAGTTAGGTGCAAGGAGAGTAAATAATCATGTACATATGGCAATAGGGAGATTTTTGTTTGATATTGGTGCAACTATGGATGCAGTTAATTCAGTTTATTTCCAGCCAATGGTTGATGCTATTGTCTCGGGAGGATCTGGGGCTCTAATGCCTTCATGTAATGATCTTCAGGGTTGGATATTGAGGAAATCGGTGGAGGAAGTGAAGAGTGAAAATGATAAAGTAATGGGGGCATGGGTAAGGACTGGTTGTTCTATTCTGGTCAACCAATGGAACACTCAAACAGGTCGAATCTTGCTAAACTTTTTGGTGTATTGTCCTGAAGGAACAGTGTTTTTGAAATCTATAGATGCTTCTAGTGTAATCAATTCCTCGGATGCTTTGTATGAATTGCTTAAGCAAGTGGTGGAAGAAGTTGGATCTAAGCATGTCTTGCAAGTGATCACGAATGGCGAGGAACAATATATTGTTGCTGGGAGGAGGTTAGCTGAAACTTTCCCTACTCTGTATTGGACTCCTTGTGCAGCTCATTGTGTAGACTTGATACTTGAGGATTTTGCGAAGCTTGAATGGATCAATGCAATAATTGAGCAAGCTAGATCTATTACAAAATTTATCTATAATCATAGTGTGGTCTTGAATATGGTAAGACGGTATACTTTTGGCAATGATATTGTTGAACCAGCAGCCACTCGCTCAGCTACAAACTTTACAACATTGACTCGGATGGTTGATCTTAAAAACAACTTGCAGGCCATGGTTACTTCACAGCAGTGGGTAGACTGCCCATATTCAAAGAAACCAGGGGGACTGGCGATGTTGGATTTGGTGAGTAATCAGTCATTTTGGTCCTCTTGTATTCTGATTGTTCGGTTAACCAATCCTCTTCTTCGAGTTCTGAGAATGGTTGGCAGCAAGAAGAGGCCTGCAATGGGATATGTTTATGCTGGCATGTATCGAGCAAAAGAAACATTTAAGAAAGAATTAGTCAAGAGGAATGAATATATGGTCTATTGGAATATTATAGATCACTGGTGGGAACAACAATGGCACCATCCTCTTCATGCTGCTGGTTTCTACCTTAACCCCAGGTTCTTTTATAGCATGGAAGGAGACATGCCTAATGAGATGCTGTCAGGGATGCTTGATTGTATAGAGAAATTGATTCCTGAAGTAACAGTTCAAGATAAAATCTCCAAGGAGATAAACTCATACAAGAATTCCGTTGGAGATTTTGGGAGGAAGATGGCAGTTAGAGCTAGAGACACTTTACTCCCTGGTGAGAGTCTATCTTATGGATGCTTTCTAAACTTTGGCTGCTATATTTCAACTtaaattattgttgtaatttatGCTTTTAGTAAGAGTAGTTAGTAGATTCTTTCTATTTCCTGCTACTAGATTGCAAATTGAATTACCGAATAtcctagaacaatgaagtcaaagAAAATGCTGTCTTCCTTGCTTTGGTTGAATAAGATGTTGATTTGGCTAAGGTGTGGCAATTCTGGCTACTAAAGAACCTTCAAGGGGAAAAGTGTAACTAACTTATAGGTGATTTGAATTTCTGCATGCGTTGTTCTCATCATTATTTGTGTGCATGACTTGAATTCCAAATTCTTACACGTGCTTGTGCAATGGATAATACGTCAAACTTATCTGGTTGAAGTAGCTCTGTTGCACATAGAGCATGCTTGTGTTTCACCATTTGTGTCCTGTTGTGATATCCTTTTCCCTAATTTCTTTCAATTGGCTGATCATTGCTTTGTATGCTGATTGCTATAGTTGAATGGTGGTCAACATATGGAGGAAGTTGCCCAAATTTGGCTCGTTTGGCTATCCGTGTCCTTAGTCAGACTTGCAGTACTCTTGGGCTTAAGCATAATCACATTCCTTTTGAAAAATTGTATGAAACAAGGAATTGCTTAGAGCAGCAGCGGCTCAGAGATCTCATCTTTGTTCAATGCAACTTGCAATTAAGACAAATGTATGCAGAATCTCACTCATTTACGGATTATGCATTTGGCGCAACAAAATTTTATCTTCAGTTGATGATTTTTCTTTCAGAGGTTATGAGAGCAAGCAACATGATTCTATGCAGCCCTTGTCATCTGAGTCTGCCTCTATTGTGGAAGACTGGGTTACAGGAATTGACGCATTTTTGGATGACGATACCTATCCGGATTGGACAACACTTGAGACACTTTCTGTAAACACAATGCTTTTAAGACCTGGTGATGAAGTGGAAGAGTTAGGTGCAGGTAATTTTGTTTCTTGGATATGGTAATCTCACCAAAGAAGGTTCTTTCTCTCTGTGTATTTATTTGATCTTTTCATGCAGGTTTTAATGATCATGAGATTTTCAATAGAATGAAAGAGGGTGACAACGAAAATGCTGAAGATAATGTAGTAAGCTAGCCGAAGACCATTTCTAATCTTGATAATCCTAGATGGTGACCGATGGCAAATAATGTAAATTAGTGTAATAACTAATGACTAGATTTATAGGAACTGCTCTACCATTCTGTTAAGAAAAGAGTAGAAACATCAGAGAATTAGATTTTTAGTCAGGATTTGACAATATGTTAACAATTTTTATCAATTCATGGTTAGAATATTAGAAAGTTTTAAGCATAGTTCAGGCCTTTCATCTTAACCCAAAAACATGCTTGACCATTGGGCTGATATATTGTCTTGAATGTCACTTGTCATTGATTCTGAGATATAGTAACACAAATTCTTGCTAACCTCTGGATCGGGACTTACCTTATAACTATTTAGCTACTTTTAGTTCAGTATAATTTTATCATCATTACTGCAATTCATCCAAGTAGGTTTACTGTTAACCTACTCTTTGATCTTTGCATGAGTATTTCAGAGAAGATGAGCTTGAACCTGCCTGCTGCTTCTTCCTTATCTGTTCATTTTCCTTTACTTTCTGCTTTATTTAATGAGATTGAAAACATTAGCAAGTAGTAAACTGTGGTATTCTTGATGCTGGAATGCGTGATTCTGAAGCAGCGGATATGGTGAATTCTTGGAATAGAATGGTAAGCAAGGCATCTTTACCCTACTCCAACCACCCTTTTTTACTTCCTTCCCTGATTGAAGATGCATCTAAAATCATTGGAAGATGAAAATACTGATTTCATTTGTGTTATAAAGTTTGTGTGCTTGTTTGACTGATTGGTGGCAGTATATGGTGGTTGATCATTTCATTTTATTCCTAATAGCAAAGTTGAAAATTATTGGAAATTCCCTCTTGATGACTGAAAACTCAAGCTTGTCAAAGTGGTGTTTTCCCACATCGGTTAAATCCGAGTTTGCTTGCAGTCTTGTATTGAAGTTTGATCTCTTGTTGCCAATCGGTTTTAGGTCGAATGCTTTAACATGGTATCGGAGCTCAAGTTTTCTTCTGTCGTTCTTTCTTGTTACTTGTAGGAGAATCTTCTAAAAGAAACATGACAAGTTCATTTAGGGGAGAGAATATGAACTTGTTTCCATCATTAAATGATTCAGAGGTTATTTTAATTGATTCATGTAATTACTCTTAAAGTCTCATCTAGTACCTCCGGATTTCAAATTCCAGCACCTGTCATCACTTTATTTACAAACTATTATTTTCTTTATGCCAATCTTGGATTTGTTTGACAATGAAAGAATCCCTATCCATTCCAATCAAATGACCCACATTATTTCTTAGAGTGAGATTTTGTCTAAAAAGTTTGATTTTTCTTTCTCTGTAAAACACTAAATCATtgtaaacctcaaaattctagaagataaggaaaaataaattttgtaTAGATCACCAAATTCATTGCTCCATAGCCAACAATCCCCAAAAATGAAAAAACAGCAAGCAGGAGGGCAAAATTTTTGGCAAAAACACACCTTTAGCCATAGAGATCAAATTTGAGATTTCAATGACTTAAGTTAAAGAAGTCCTGGGGGGTAAATTAGTTGAAAATTTTCTGCAAGTAGCCTATCATGAAGCAGGCAAAAGACATCTGAGTACTTAATTACGGTGAGGTTTGCCCAGGGTGGTCCACTTTTCCCCAATTGTAGCAAATATGCAGCACTTGGGAAACATCTGTAATCATAATTTCTTCAACCATCTTGTTCTTTGATCCGTCAAGTAGTGCAGtgccatattttgagttatttttcacttctttttaaAGTATTATAGTGTTAAACATTTTTAGTCAAACATCTCTTAGAAAATGTATTTTTTCGAATATTTTTACGATGAGTTGTTTCATGATAGTACTTTCTATTAAAAGAGTTTGTTCTAAGCAATTAATATATTTGGAAAATAATTATTCTAAACAAGAAttgttttaaatgaaaatatatatattttaacataattgttCTTGCAGAACAGTTATTCTAAATAAGAGTTGTTTTGAATAACGGTTGTTCTCAATAGGAATTATTTTCGAATGACAATTACTCTGGATGATAGTTGTTTGAAGCAAGAGTTCTATTTTGGACATATATGTTCTAAACATAACTATTCTCAAACAACAACTAttctaaataaaaattaatcGTTCGAAAAGTAATGTTAAAAAATGGTTCTTTCTAAAGCCAATTATATTAGCTATAACTTTAAACTAAAGCTAGAAATGAGCATGATACATACAAGCACTTTATTAGTTCTAGTGAAAATTACTAGATACAGTGCTAGTTACAACTTAAGGAACATCTATCAGGTTATTGTAACTTGCCTTATATGGTTGGCATGTTTTGAACCAAGACTATTTGGACTTTTAATTGATTATCCATGAGGCTTTTTAGCTTCCCATTATTAAATATATTTCGTGCAAGATTTGAGCCAAGTAAGGAGAATATCAAGGCTTACAATATGATTGAAGTTCCCTTAAATAGAAGATTTGATCTTTAAGGAATTTGATGTTAAAAAAAGCTTTGCATAATATACTTATTATTGAAGATCTTTTTCATGACTATTTTAGTGGAATTAAAGATTGATATTGATTACAATTTAACAAGCCTTTTATGTTTACACATTAGATGGCTTGTTGGGTTAAGTAGtgagggagagagagagagaaggcaCTCATTTTGTTCCATTCGGAACTATTATTTGAGTGCAAAATTGTAACTAACTAAATTGTTTTCATCAGTTTACGTTTTCATGAGGAGAATTCTTAAAGAGAAAGTGATATAGTTTGAAGCCTACGAGTGAGATTGCAATTTGGTAAGTGAGTTGGACTTCAATAATAATTTGTACTTGTTGCTTATATACTAGATTGCCCTCTCGGTAAGGCTCCGTATGTGTAGGAGATTCAGAAGTGCGTTAATAATTTTCAATGTCCATCTCAATTTTATTACTAGTAGTAACTACATTGAGTTGCAACTATATGAATATCAGATAGGCAAAATCAATGAATTTTCCATTGGTAACAAAGGTAAACACTTGACACATTAAGTGGAGATCTTGTCATTGATTTCCAAATGAGATGGAAGGTTCTTCAGTTTCTAGCATGTTAGATGGCATGAACTATATCTACTCGGAGGCAAGGATGATAACTTTTTTAAAGTCCATAGATgaaaaagcataacattcaatcTTGACTGGAAGGGAGCATCCAACTGTTGTGATAAATAGTGTAGCAACTTCTAAACTTGAATTAATCTAGATCAATGAAGAATAAAATCTTGTAAATGCAAAGTTGAAGGCTCTCAATGCAATATTTTGTGGAGTTAACCCTCAAGAATTCAAGGGGATTTCTAATTGCGTCAATACCAAAGAAACCTTATATTATCCCATATTGAGATAAACTTCCAATGCTTTTTAAATATAGGGTTGTACTGTGGGATTAAGTGTAATAGCCTAATTTTTAGTTGTATCGGAAACTgtggttcgagaccactaaaTTGGACGAGTGAGtctgaaaattttaatatttaattattatttatgagtcaagtatgaCTTTAGGAAACTTTTGAATTAGTAaatttgtgatttaaaagaatttattaggtaaattaagttaaaaatgaGGAATTGAGGCCTCGATttcataaaccgagtcgtaaatatttttataaatatttaaagagtgtcattgagttgtattaaaatttcgctagaaaattttaacgttttgatagttaattaattaaaaatgactaaattgaaaaaggtgcaaaacttacaAATTAATGGAATGGCGATTAAAAATTCCAAAAAGTAAACAAGGAGGACTTAAAGAACAATTTAGCCTAAATTATATAGGCCGGGTGGCATGGGTATAGAAATAAACAAGAAAACAATGTAAACAagacaaaattggaaattttgtaaattaaacaaataaaacaacaattaaaagaTTTTCTAGATATTTCTTCATAATTCTCagccaaaaacaccattgaagaacAATTGAGAATCtgtttttcatattttacttCATGTAAGTCcaatttttgtttatttcttgaaatttttatatttttgagacttttacaacaaGGTCCAACTATTGATTTCATTAGTTTTTTTATTTCATGggtgattttgaaagttaccattgatgagttctggatgtttatgatgaattaatatggatttgaagctttaatttattatatgatgattttatcaagtaatttcaatagaaattgattattaggactaaattgtgaagaataaaagaattAGAGTTTTTTGTTAGATTTATGTGAATAAAAGGCTGTAAAATAgcttaaaataatgaaaaaaaattggtaattgagaaaaattagttcaattggtaGGAAAAttgataagggactaaattgtaaaaaatgtaaaagttggggTAAatgtgaaatttcaaaaattgaagggcataaattgtgaagtgaattagaattgaattagatgctaatgaatgaataattCTATATTTTAGATCATGAACCCGAAGAAAATCGTGAAAAAGGGAAATTAGTCAAATAGTCCCTGAATTACAACAAGTTCTACAATCTAccccaagtaagttcatatggttaaatgttgatgtttatttattaaatgataaattttataattacattTACTCATACAATTATTGTTGAAAATAAAGTTATTGTTAAATtatgagaattgaattgaatgtttaaaatgaGTAGAACGCCGGATTGAGTACGACTGTTCCGTGACAAaaaaatgaattgacggataagaccatggttggaccatggcaatgtttgaatgtaagaccatagttgggctatgccATTTTAATGAAAATACCATAACTGAGTTATGACACCTTGAActtaagaccatggttggaccatggcagtatatgtatacgtgtaagaccatagctgggctatggcatcctgatgataagaccataactaCGTTATGGCATTaagagtgtaagaccatggtagaGCCATGGCAAttttgtaagaccatagttggactatggcataaagaaaacgatgtactcaaatctgtaagtcgttctctaatttgacaagtATTGGTAAGTGTAATATGGAATTAATGTGGAAGAATTTAAGTAGTTATTAATATTGAGCTCAatcaagtgaattttattaattgaaattgTGATTGGCAGGAAATGTTAGTGAAATGCTTATTTAATGAATTATTGTTATAGcatgttcggtaagatttatttttaaagccaatgaacttactaagcttcgttAAGGTTACTTGTGTCATTGAGTGTTCTTTGTAGATTTTCAAGAAGTTCAAAGGATCAGATCAACCATCGAGCCATACTATCCAGGTTGCTTCGGTAGACTTTGTTATACAtattatggtttatatggcatgtatagggtttaattAGAAAAAAGTTAAACTTGAAATATGATTGTGaatgatacatatatatatatatatatatatatatatttgtatgcaTGTAGTTAGTAGtagattttaataaatcaatgaatgaagttgttttggtaagtttatgcaaatgagttttgtgatgacatattatgtttaaaatatgatttttggcttGTATTGGGTTACTTGGTTGAGACATATTAGTGTATTTAAATGTTGTGTACAGGCTGAtattaaaaagagtgagaaaaatggctttaaaatggcttattttcgtccacacaggcaaagacacagGCTTGCGCCtcagccgtgtgtggcacacggcctggcacataggtgtgtgatctggccgtacatcccctgcaccttgaaatttcaaaatagaatgcccaggtttttacatatggcctagcacacaagtgtgtggcttggccgtgtgacccctgcattttacacacggcctagcacacggtcgtgtggttggtcgcgtggcacaagtcagagagttacacgggtaaggacacgaGCTAGAACACGACCGTGTATCTCACATTTAATGCCCACGCGGgttaagacacgggtgtgtctcctaCCATGGtatgataatttgggcttaaatcaTTGCTTTTATTGTGAGATTTGATAATATATCTTTATTTTTTGaagttttaaataatatatttttaaatttttatttaattgatgatGTGGCATACATGTGACCTACCATGTGGAGGCCAAATCAATATCTATCATCCATGTCAAAGTTAACCGTTAACTTCTCCATCTAATTCTGAGCAATTTGACAAAAGTCAAAAGTTTGAgagctaaaataaatttttttaatataattcaagacaaaaaaatcattttacttaaaattaatagagattattatttttaattattttatgaaagaatcatttaaattattttgttcataattataactatttttacaaataaaaGAACTATCACATTTACAAATATCAAGTTCTCACATCAAAatattataatcataattttaaaatttgaaattatttcaacttatatattaattcatgatttactaaataatttaaaataataaattggtaaataataaatacatcaataaataattaaaaataaattggcTCAATGGAAATGATAAGACTTTAGGAGTTTTGAGATATTAAGTTGTCATTCAGTATGTTTGAGTTAAAGTAGTTGTTGAGTTATCCAATTCAATGCTTAtaataattaaatctaataacaacgattaatgtaattataatagataaaatatgctatatatgtatatatgtatgtatgtatgttttaTTTCAAATTCTCAATCTACCATCAAGTTGAAGAATGAAGACATTTTAGGTAGAATATATGTATATCAGCACAGGACAGTTTGTTTATAGTTTTTTAATAAAGGAGTTAAGTTGTTCAATAGTAAATGATTCTAATCATTAATAATTCTTCATCTTCTTTCCTATTTTATTGTTTAAGCTTTTTGGAAATATACAAATCTTCACCAAAACTGGGTTTTGCATAAAAAGGAATCATTTCTTGGCCAGTTATGGCAATGTAAGTAATTCAGACAAAGATATGAACAAGATAATAAAAGGGACCTTCAACAGCTTACTTATGTCATCTCTTAGCCTTATTAGGCCATTTGGACCACTAATTCATCATTAGTTTTGTTTTTAGAATATATTATCAAAGGAAAAAAGTAAATATTTGGAAGAATATAGATTTTAGGAAATAAAGTAATCTCAGTTTTTCTTAAATAATCTTAAATTTAATTTTCTTAGTGTTATTGATTGAGTATTGTAATCAATATAGGAGGATGTGTGTTCGAGTGTGTGAAAGTGtatcatctttttatttttgggttgggGCTATAGataattacaaaataatcacctaactattcaattttatcttttttggTTACCAACCACAATTAAGTGGCTGCTAATGTAGTCTACCTATAAATTTTTGCGGCACCAATTTAGAAAGGTTTATTCATGACCTTAGCCTTCAAAAATAGTAAAATCGTTTCATATTGTctctttaaaatttgtaaaaatatacaatttgtaaaattatcttttataatcttttaaaatttataaaattataatttaatataatgataaatttatgtGTTCGGATATTTATAATTTACTTCTAGCCTCTCTGAATAAGCATTTCCAATCGTTAACTAACTAACTAATAAGATGGATTAATCTTATGAATGTTTCTAAAAGTAAACTGGAATGTGCATCCTCAATGCCATACTCTCTAGGGAAGAATTAATTAGGACTACAACTTCAATTAGCATACCAAGATCAATTCTAATATACAATTAGATTCACCATATCAATTATCCTCCgtaatttattacaatttaaatgTGATTTGAATTTATATTATTCTTAATGAAAATGAACACTCAACTAACAGATCGCAACTTAAATTTAATTGATAGCAACTAGGTCCAACAACAAGGTGTACTAACATTATTTATTTCACCACAGGAATTGATGCTCCAACTGCAAGGGTCTGTTAACTTCGAACTTTGAATTTACTCACAAAGATATATCAATTCGCTTCTAACTATAATTTAAATGAGTCACTATAAAATAGAACGTTGATAATGGCAATGTATCTCAAAGAGAACAAAGAAAAACAGAACACACagaattttacgtggaaactctttcagaaaaaaaccacggcagaggagaagaaaattctctaTGTTGAATTCGAATGAATACAAGAAGAGAGACGATTacgtctatttataggtttaaaaattttattctaatcaaagtcaaatagaagTAATGCAGTAAGATTAAAACAACTTATTCTAATCAACATCAAATAGAGGAAGTAaacttctatatggattttacttgtGCAGCTTGTACCGTACCATACCACGGGGGTCGGAGCCCTGCACCTTCGGTTGCGACCCAATCTAGTATTTTGCTTATTAGGGATCTACAATGGGCTACGGTCTTTGCTCTCAAAAATCCCCCTATCTTatcacttatattttattttaataagaatttgAGTCACATAATTTCTACTAACTGACTTAACAACAAAGGCCAATGTTGAAATTCCACATGGAAATTAGTTTAGTAATGAGTCCATCAAATACGTTAACAAGTAGGCTTACCAGTCCCTATTGTTCTTATTTAATTCAAATCCTTAGATTTTTAAACATTGTGAATACAAAAATGATTGGTCTGACCCACTTTTGTTTTTGGATGGTTGCTCAAGCATTCAATTGTTgtaataaaaaagggaaaaaattcCAAGAGAGTAGTTTGATTAAACAAAATGTGATTAGtgatatttaattattttcttagaAGTATTAGAAAAAGCATTTTTTGTTTGCTACTATGTTGTTTGAAGAACATTATCAAACTTTTGTAGCTCTACATTTCTCACAACCATTTTGACTAAAATTTTTGGACTATTGATTGTATAATTATTCTATGTCGTTTCAGTTCAAACTTAGATTCCAATCCAATGCCATTAttcattattaataattatttgaaaGTTATATTAGTAGTTGAGGGTTCGATCTTTGTTTTAGGTATGGAACAGCTTTAAAACTCTTTGTCAGTATCTACCCCTTAATGGGTTTACAAAATGTGAATGATTAGTTACTGAACTTGTTCCTATAGATACCttgagaaattaaaaaaatttatttaaaagtttCAAATTATAACTTTTAGATTTCAACgaatataaaagaaataaaagttttACAAGAATGGCTTATTAATTTAATGATAAGGTTTAGTATTTAAAAAGTTTAGAGTATTTATATGTGTAAATATAAGATCATATGTGAAATCTCAAGAAATAGATGTTTAATGGTAAAAGTATAATAGAGATTTCTATATTAAGAGTGagattgcattttattttttactaaaaaatgagcaaattagttattttattgaaaattttatctattttacagTTAAAAATTAGTATGATTGACGGAATAAATATATAGTTTCACATGACGTACCACGTATACCTCATGCTGAtgtacaaaaaataatttttaacaatagaaatagatggaagttttaatagaaatatcaATTTACTTTTTAGTCTAACATATCGAGACTAATTTACcattttttgaataaaaagtAGAAAGCTGTTAACATAGCATGCATGAAAGGGAAACAGATGAAAATTCCCAACATGTTTAAGGAATCAAATTGAAAAGTTAGACTTTAACTTATTATTActcttataattatatatatttgttttagtTGCGTAAAAACAAAAGTGATTAGAAACCCtggaatatttttttaaaaaaaaaactaagctgAACCTGTTTTTATACGAGTCTTTACATGTCTTGTTTGTCTTGTTTGAAGTTTTTGA contains:
- the LOC108461928 gene encoding uncharacterized protein LOC108461928, translated to MSSNLEPIPITSQKHDPAWKHCQMFKNGERVQLKCIYCGKIFKGGGIHRIKEHLAGHKGNAATCLRVPSDVRVLMQESLDGVVVKKRKKQKIAEEITNVNQVSTEIQAYGDQVDTNTGLLMIEKSDTLEPSSSLLVNREGTSNVAGERRKRGRGKSLPAEANALSFVPVELGARRVNNHVHMAIGRFLFDIGATMDAVNSVYFQPMVDAIVSGGSGALMPSCNDLQGWILRKSVEEVKSENDKVMGAWVRTGCSILVNQWNTQTGRILLNFLVYCPEGTVFLKSIDASSVINSSDALYELLKQVVEEVGSKHVLQVITNGEEQYIVAGRRLAETFPTLYWTPCAAHCVDLILEDFAKLEWINAIIEQARSITKFIYNHSVVLNMVRRYTFGNDIVEPAATRSATNFTTLTRMVDLKNNLQAMVTSQQWVDCPYSKKPGGLAMLDLVSNQSFWSSCILIVRLTNPLLRVLRMVGSKKRPAMGYVYAGMYRAKETFKKELVKRNEYMVYWNIIDHWWEQQWHHPLHAAGFYLNPRFFYSMEGDMPNEMLSGMLDCIEKLIPEVTVQDKISKEINSYKNSVGDFGRKMAVRARDTLLPVEWWSTYGGSCPNLARLAIRVLSQTCSTLGLKHNHIPFEKLYETRNCLEQQRLRDLIFVQCNLQLRQIGYESKQHDSMQPLSSESASIVEDWVTGIDAFLDDDTYPDWTTLETLSVNTMLLRPGDEVEELGAGFNDHEIFNRMKEGDNENAEDNVVS